The DNA segment TCAGGCAAATTCAAATCGGTGAGACAGAAATCAAAACTCTGTTTTTTCAATAAGCGTTGGGCATCTTTCAAGGTCGATGCCGTCTCTGCATCGACACCCATGCGCAGTAAGGTCAAGCGCATCAGCGTCAGCAAATCTTCTTCATCATCAACAATCAGCGCTATAGGACGTGTCACAAGAGAATCCTTTCAAAATAGAGTTTAGCCAGCACACATCTACTTGTGCGCACATGAAACGGCTATGGGGATAGCATCACCCAATGATCAGGCAATAGACGATATCCCCGATGAATATCGATATCCCAGCATGCTAGTGCATTTTATTTTAAACATGCAATCAATTTTTAACGCGCAATTTTAACGGAAGTGTCTTGACGCACCATCTGTCGCTGCGATAATGCTAGATTGTGTGACATGATACGGAGACTCATCCGTGCACATTCGTTATCATGGGTCATGCAATATCGTGATCCGCATCACAGGGTCAAGGTATTCGTGGCGCGATTTCGCCCCTTGACTTGAAGTCACACACCATTTTTCTCAAAGGTAAGACAACCGCATGACAGAGGCAACAACACCGGCAACGACGACATCAAGCGAGTCAAGCGCCCATCTGTCTGTGTTACTCCATGAAACCATTGATGCCCTGCTGGCTCATCGCACCAGCGGCATCTATGTGGATGCCACGTTTGGACGTGGTGGACACACACGTGCACTGTTGGCAAAACTGGATGCAAACAGTCGTGTACTGGCCTTCGACAAAGATCCCGATGCACAGGCTGAAGGCGCACGCCTAGCTGCGATTGATCCTCGCTTAACGATGATTCATGCGAGTTTCTCCGACCTAAAAGCACAACTCCAACAACTCGGCATTCCACATGTCGATGGCATCATGGCGGATTTGGGCGTGTCATCCCCACAGTTGGATGTCGCGGAACGCGGTTTTAGCTTCATGAATGATGGCCCGCTCGACATGCGGATGGACAACAGTCAAGGCATCACTGCTGCTGATTGGCTCATGCAAATTGAAGAATCTGATCTTGCCGATGTGCTCTATCAATATGGTGATGAACGCCATAGCAGACGCATCGCACGCGCAATTAAACTCGCAGGTCGCATGGAAACCACCGCCGAACTGGCTGAAGTGGTCAAAGTCGCCCATCCCAAATGGGAAAAGCACAAACATCCTGCGACACGCAGTTTTCAGGCGATCCGCATTGTGATCAATCGAGAACTGGCCGATTTAGATTTATTTTTACCGCAAGCAGTGGAGAGTTTAGTTGCGGGTGGCCGCCTTGCCGTGATCAGCTTCCACTCGCTGGAAGATCGCCGCGTCAAACAGTTTATACAGCTTGCCTCTACCGCCAGTATCGAAAACTCAAGCTGGACACCGATGCCGCTGATCACGAAGACCAAAACGTTAAAGAAAATTGCACGTATTGCGCCCTCCGATGCCGAAGTTGATGCTAACCCAAGATCACGCAGTGCTTGGCTACGCGTCGCGGAACGCACCGATGAGGCGATCACATGAGTACAGCACGCCCTATGCCGACGAATCCTAGCACCCCTGCCAAAAAGACGCCTGCGAATGCAGTTTATCAGCCTCGTATTGCCCTATTCGATGCCGTGTTAGTGTCGTTACTGGTTGCAGGGATCATCGGCAGCGCGCTGAGTGTGGCGTTTCAAGTCCATGCGACTCGTCAAGAATTCAAGATTTTACAAAAATCCAAGCAAGTGCGTGATCAACTCGAAGTGGAATGGGGTCGTTTATTGATTGAACAGCAGACCTTTGGCGCTACGACCCAGATCGGCAGTCGTGCGGTGATTTACCTGCATATGTTTTCACCGCCCGCCAGTCAAGTCATGACCGTGGACATGACCGATCACAATGCACAGACGACTGCACAGTTCTCCAACCCAGACAGTAAAGTCGTTGCCGCACCGGAATCCGCCGCCGCATCAAACTTGCCGCCAGAGTCTCCCCAGCCCACAGCGCAAGGAGACCTGCCATGAAATCACCTGTAGCCGCATCACGGCGCACCGCCAATCGCCCCAGCAGTGTTTCACAGCGTTCAACCGTTGAGCGGGACAGCTGGCGATTTCGTATTCTGTGGGGTGTTACGATCCTCATTTTTGTGCTCGTTCTGGGGCGTGCGTTTCTACTCCAAGTCGTGCAGCACAAATTCTTGCAAGCCAAAGCCGATGCGATGGTCCTGAGTGTGGACACCATCCCCGCCCACCGCGGCATGCTCCTTGATCGTTTTGGCACGCCCCTCGCCATCAGCACCCCGTTGACCACGCTGTGGCTCGACCCGAAAGAATACTTGCAACAAAAAGCCGAGATGGAAGATACGCAAGCCAAACTGCGTAAAGACCCGAATAGTAAATCGTTAAAACTGAAACTGCCCAAGACCAACTTTGATCTGGGTGCACTGGCGTTGGCAGTCGGAATTGATCCCAATCAGTTGAATGCCCAAATCCAAAGTAAACCCCGCTCGCGCTATCTGTCACTCAAACGCCAGATGCGCCCGGAAGATGCGGATGTGGTAATGTCTCGCAAATTCCAGTCAGTCTACAAACAAACCGATTATCAGCGTTACTACCCGCAAGCCCAGCCTAATGCACAAATCCTCGGACTCACTAACCGTGCAGGCAAAGGGATTGAAGGTCTTGAAGCCAATTTTGATGAAGCATTGACGGGTCATGATGGCAAAATGCGGGTCATGCATGACAAACAAGGTAATCGCATCAAGGATGTGGATCTGATCGAATCAGAACGTCCGGGTGAAGATGTCAAACTCAGTATCGACGGGCGTATTCAGTACATCATGTATCGCGAGCTTGCCGCTTCAGGCATCGCCAATAATGCCCGCTCGGCTACCGCGGTTGCGCTCGACCCACAAACGGGTGAAGTGCTCGCCATGGCCAGTTGGCCGTCTTATAACCCCAACGATCCCGATGGTTTGAACAACAAAGACGCCATGCGGAATCGTGCGGTGATCGACAGCTTTGAACCGGGTTCGACCATGAAGCCGTTTACGATTTCGGCAGCACTGGAATCCGGCAAATATCAGCCCTACACGCAGGTTAACACCTCACCGGGTTCGCTGACCATTGCCGGTCATACCATCCATGACCACGGCAACAACGGCATGCTGGACTTAAAAGGCATCATCGTTAAATCCAGTAACGTGGGTGCGGCCAAGATCGCCTTGTCACTCCCCAGCAATACCTTGCCGCTTTTTTATGAGCGCATTGGATTCGGTAAAAAAACTACACTCGGCTTTCCCGGTGAAAGTCGCGGTTTGATTCTGCCTGAAAAACTGTGGAATCCAGCCGAAGTTGCCACCATGTCCTATGGCTACGGGATTAACGTGAGTCTCATCCAATTGGCTCAAGGCTACGCCACGATTGCAGCAGGCGGAGTTCAGCACCCCGTCACCTTGCGCAAAGTGGAGGGAACCGCACCGGGTAAACGTCTGTTTGATGAGAAAATTGCTTCTGAAGTCATCACCATGATGGAAGGGGTAACCGCACCGGGTGGTACTGCCAAACAAGCTGCGATTCCAGGCTATCGCGTTGCGGGTAAAACCGGAACGGCGCATAAATTGCGTCCCGATGGTCGAGGCTATTCTGAAACCGAATATCGCGGATTATTTGTCGGACTAGCCCCTGCTAGCCATCCGCGCATCGTCATCGCAGTCGTGGTTGAAAACCCCGTTGGGCAATATTATGGTGGCTTGGTCGCTGCGCCGATTTTTGCCAAAATCATGACCGAATCCTTACGCCTCATGAACGTCCCCATGGATAAATCACTGGCTGTCGACAAAAAAGCGGGCAAGTAATGCTGGGAAGTCAGCATAGCAATCATCGTGTAATGATCGGATGAATGAAAAGGAAAACATGATGAGTAATGAGGTCCAGAAGCAAGAACATCAGACCGCGACTACTGAAGGGATAGCCCTCTCCGCGCTGCTGGAGACGAGCCTCTTGTCAGAACCTTTGAACCCGGAACTCGCCAAAGTCCGTATTCAATCCTTGGCGATTGATAGCCGTCAGGTTCAAGCGGGTACGCTGTTCTTCGCAATCAAAGGCACTGCACCCGGCGCCACCCTTGAAAGCTTGCACAGCAAGATCGCAACGTTTATTCAAAGCGCACTAGATCACGGTGCAGGGGCAGTCTTATCCGAGGTTAAACCCGATATTTTGGGTCTGAAGGCGTCACAAATCATCTACGTCCCTCATTTGCGTCAGCATATCGGTGCCATCAGTAAACGTTTCAACCAATTGACGCGCCCTGTGCAAACCCCGCTTCGGGTTGCAGCCGTGACGGGCACCAATGGCAAAACCACCGTGACCAGACTACTGGCCGAGCTCCTGACCTTATCAGGACGACGCAGTGCGGTACTCGGAACCACAGGCAACGGTATCCTGCCCAATCTCGTACCGTCCAGCCACACCACCGTCGACGCCCTGCAACTGCAAAATAAACTGCATGACTATGCGGAGCAAGGCGCAGTCTTTGCCTGCTTGGAAGCCAGCTCTCATGGTCTAGAGCAAGGTCGCTTAGCAGCCACCCCCGTTGAAGTCGCCATCTTTACCAATCTGACACGTGACCATCTGGATTACCACGGCACCTTTGAAGCCTATGCCGCAGCAAAGGCGATTCTTTTTGATCCGGCGCACTTTCCCGATTTGAAATACGTGGTCATCAATGCCAACGATTCTGCCAGCGAACGCATGCTCAGTCACTTATCGGCCGATATTGTGGTCTGGCGCTACGCCACCAACCTATCAAATGCGGAAAGCAAACCTGATTTCTACATCATAAACTCTACCTTTAGTCTCAAAGGCGCCATCCTTGAGGTGCAGACGCCTTTTGGGATAGTCACACTACATAGCCCCCTGCTGGGTCGTTTCAATGTTGCCAACTTATTGGCGGCAGTGGCTGGTGCTTTGGCATTGGGTTTAACGCTGCCGGAAATCGTCAGCGCCGTACCCCAGATCGTTGGTGCGGCGGGGCGGATGCAACTGATTGCAGATGAGTCGCTGCTGTTGATTGTTGACTACGCCCACACGCCCGATGCCATCACCCAAGTATTGGCAAGCCTCAGACCTCATACTGCTGGCTCACTCACCTGTGTCTTTGGCTGCGGCGGGGATCGAGATCGCGGCAAACGACCGCTGATGACCCGCGCAGCACTTGAGGCTGCGGATCGAGTCATCGTCACTTCGGATAATCCGCGCACAGAAGCCATCGATGCGATTATTGCCGACATGCTACATGGCTTAAGTGCAGCAGAGCTTGCACGAATTACCGTTGAGCCTAATCGCCGGCAAGCCATTCAGTTGGCCGTACGGGACAGTCATGCTGGAGATGCGGTTGTTGTAGCCGGAAAAGGCCACGAGGACTATCAAGAAATCGATGGTGTCCGCCATTGGTTTGATGATGCCGTCGAGCTGGCTCAGGCCCGACAAGCCCTGCTTGCATTGCCAAGCACATCAGATGCGACTCAAAATTAAACCATGATATAAAGCCTGAATCGATAAAATCACAAAATACGCAAGAAGACGTCCACCCCAAGACTAGCAAAATAAGGGCTAATCAAGGACAATTCAAAGCGATTAGATAACAGCGATTCAGATATTTTTATTCTTTTTAAGACGATTGATTTTACATGACAGACTTATCAACGCCACCAGATACTTTGCCGCTTTGGACGGCTACAGCACTCGCAGCAGCGACTGGCGGCACATGGCATGGACTACAGCCAGATCATACTCCTTCAATCGCTCGTATTATTTCCAATACCCGTCAAATTCAGGCACAGGATGCATTTCTAGCGCTGATCGGTGAACGCTTTGATGCACATGACTTTGCACAGGATGCTATTGCCAAGGGCGCAGTCGCACTGATTGTCTCACGCCTGATTCCGGATGTTGCCGTACCACAACTGCTGGTCGATGATACGCGTCTCGCCTTGGGTCGTGCAGGTGCAGCAAGACGGGCATCTTTCCCAGCACTGCAGACCACCGCACTCACTGGTTCAAGTGGCAAAACCACCACGAAAGAAATGCTGGGCAGTATCCTGCGCGCCCATTCAAGTAGCGCGGAGGTATTGGTCACTCGGGGTAATCTGAACAACGATCTGGGTGTTCCCATGATGCTGCTCGAGCTGACGCCACAGCATCATTACGCAGTCATGGAGCTTGGCGCCAATCATCTGGGTGAAATCGGCTATACCACCACCATGGTGAAACCCCATGTGGCTGGCGTACTGAATATTGGCACC comes from the Aquirhabdus parva genome and includes:
- the rsmH gene encoding 16S rRNA (cytosine(1402)-N(4))-methyltransferase RsmH yields the protein MTEATTPATTTSSESSAHLSVLLHETIDALLAHRTSGIYVDATFGRGGHTRALLAKLDANSRVLAFDKDPDAQAEGARLAAIDPRLTMIHASFSDLKAQLQQLGIPHVDGIMADLGVSSPQLDVAERGFSFMNDGPLDMRMDNSQGITAADWLMQIEESDLADVLYQYGDERHSRRIARAIKLAGRMETTAELAEVVKVAHPKWEKHKHPATRSFQAIRIVINRELADLDLFLPQAVESLVAGGRLAVISFHSLEDRRVKQFIQLASTASIENSSWTPMPLITKTKTLKKIARIAPSDAEVDANPRSRSAWLRVAERTDEAIT
- a CDS encoding cell division protein FtsL, with amino-acid sequence MSTARPMPTNPSTPAKKTPANAVYQPRIALFDAVLVSLLVAGIIGSALSVAFQVHATRQEFKILQKSKQVRDQLEVEWGRLLIEQQTFGATTQIGSRAVIYLHMFSPPASQVMTVDMTDHNAQTTAQFSNPDSKVVAAPESAAASNLPPESPQPTAQGDLP
- a CDS encoding peptidoglycan D,D-transpeptidase FtsI family protein, giving the protein MKSPVAASRRTANRPSSVSQRSTVERDSWRFRILWGVTILIFVLVLGRAFLLQVVQHKFLQAKADAMVLSVDTIPAHRGMLLDRFGTPLAISTPLTTLWLDPKEYLQQKAEMEDTQAKLRKDPNSKSLKLKLPKTNFDLGALALAVGIDPNQLNAQIQSKPRSRYLSLKRQMRPEDADVVMSRKFQSVYKQTDYQRYYPQAQPNAQILGLTNRAGKGIEGLEANFDEALTGHDGKMRVMHDKQGNRIKDVDLIESERPGEDVKLSIDGRIQYIMYRELAASGIANNARSATAVALDPQTGEVLAMASWPSYNPNDPDGLNNKDAMRNRAVIDSFEPGSTMKPFTISAALESGKYQPYTQVNTSPGSLTIAGHTIHDHGNNGMLDLKGIIVKSSNVGAAKIALSLPSNTLPLFYERIGFGKKTTLGFPGESRGLILPEKLWNPAEVATMSYGYGINVSLIQLAQGYATIAAGGVQHPVTLRKVEGTAPGKRLFDEKIASEVITMMEGVTAPGGTAKQAAIPGYRVAGKTGTAHKLRPDGRGYSETEYRGLFVGLAPASHPRIVIAVVVENPVGQYYGGLVAAPIFAKIMTESLRLMNVPMDKSLAVDKKAGK
- a CDS encoding UDP-N-acetylmuramoyl-L-alanyl-D-glutamate--2,6-diaminopimelate ligase, whose amino-acid sequence is MMSNEVQKQEHQTATTEGIALSALLETSLLSEPLNPELAKVRIQSLAIDSRQVQAGTLFFAIKGTAPGATLESLHSKIATFIQSALDHGAGAVLSEVKPDILGLKASQIIYVPHLRQHIGAISKRFNQLTRPVQTPLRVAAVTGTNGKTTVTRLLAELLTLSGRRSAVLGTTGNGILPNLVPSSHTTVDALQLQNKLHDYAEQGAVFACLEASSHGLEQGRLAATPVEVAIFTNLTRDHLDYHGTFEAYAAAKAILFDPAHFPDLKYVVINANDSASERMLSHLSADIVVWRYATNLSNAESKPDFYIINSTFSLKGAILEVQTPFGIVTLHSPLLGRFNVANLLAAVAGALALGLTLPEIVSAVPQIVGAAGRMQLIADESLLLIVDYAHTPDAITQVLASLRPHTAGSLTCVFGCGGDRDRGKRPLMTRAALEAADRVIVTSDNPRTEAIDAIIADMLHGLSAAELARITVEPNRRQAIQLAVRDSHAGDAVVVAGKGHEDYQEIDGVRHWFDDAVELAQARQALLALPSTSDATQN